Proteins encoded within one genomic window of Acidicapsa ligni:
- a CDS encoding peptidylprolyl isomerase, whose product MALTVGTYAIFNTTEGKITVRLFPEIAPITVSNFVELAEGKREWTHPVTGKKSTDKLYDGTIFHRVIPQFMVQGGDPAGTGMGGPGYRFQDETKGSPHKFDKPGKLAMANAGPGTNGSQFFITTAPTLWLTGNHTIFGEVVEGQEIAEKITAVPRSSQDKPIKPVVLESVVIERIA is encoded by the coding sequence ATGGCATTGACAGTTGGAACTTATGCGATCTTCAACACAACAGAGGGCAAGATTACTGTTCGCCTTTTTCCTGAGATAGCTCCGATCACGGTGTCTAACTTTGTCGAGCTCGCTGAAGGCAAGCGTGAATGGACTCACCCGGTCACCGGGAAGAAGTCCACCGACAAGCTCTATGACGGAACAATTTTTCATCGCGTGATTCCGCAGTTCATGGTGCAGGGCGGCGATCCGGCCGGCACTGGCATGGGTGGACCTGGCTATCGCTTTCAGGACGAGACCAAGGGTTCGCCACACAAGTTTGACAAGCCGGGCAAGCTGGCTATGGCCAATGCCGGACCAGGCACCAACGGCAGCCAGTTCTTCATCACGACTGCGCCGACGCTGTGGCTGACGGGCAACCACACCATCTTTGGCGAAGTTGTTGAAGGCCAGGAGATCGCAGAGAAGATCACCGCTGTTCCGCGTAGCTCGCAGGACAAGCCGATCAAGCCGGTCGTACTTGAGTCGGTTGTTATCGAGCGTATTGCCTAG
- the acs gene encoding acetate--CoA ligase yields MSSRSMPASQDLQSTLREDRVFPPPPEFAATANIKSLEEYETLYARSIADPESFWAEAASELHWFQKWTKVLDWQLPVAKWFVGGKINLSYNCVDRHALGDKAGKTALIWEAEPVANGKAEVRTLTYAQLHVEVQKFANVLKSLGIQKGDRVAIYMGMTPELAIALLACARIGAIHSVIFGGFAAHAIADRVNDSQCVAILTQDTSYRRGTEIQLKRTVDEALAQTPSVKNVVVLKRSGSAVQMKEGRDHWWHELVAKADATCPAEPLDSEDPLYILYTSGTTGTPKGLVHTTGGYAVGTYLTTKYVFDLSNPNHPNDVYWCTADIGWVTGHSYVVYGPLQNGATVLMYEGAPNYPDFDRFWQIIDDHKVSIFYTAPTAIRAFIKWGDHHVEKHGLDSLRLLGTVGEPINPESWMWYRDRVGQGRCPIVDTWWQTETGAILIAPIPGAVPTKPGSATRPFFGIQPEVVNKEGHPVEPGHGGLLVVRKPWPSMARTIYGDAERYKKTYWSDVEGCYFTGDGARCDADGYYWLMGRVDDVLNVSGHRLGTMEVESALVAHPKVAEAAVVGRPDDLKGQAIVAFVSLDLAHAAANTTPEALAALKDELKKWVAKEIGSLARPEDIRFTDTLPKTRSGKIMRRLLRELATNGEIKGDTTTLEDFQGLAKLRETEE; encoded by the coding sequence ATGTCCTCCCGCTCCATGCCCGCTAGTCAAGACCTGCAATCCACCCTCCGCGAAGACCGCGTCTTTCCCCCGCCGCCCGAGTTCGCGGCCACCGCCAACATCAAGTCCCTCGAAGAATACGAAACCCTCTACGCCCGTAGCATCGCCGATCCCGAAAGCTTCTGGGCCGAAGCAGCGTCAGAATTGCACTGGTTCCAAAAGTGGACCAAAGTCCTCGACTGGCAGCTCCCTGTAGCCAAATGGTTCGTAGGTGGCAAAATCAATCTCAGCTACAACTGCGTAGACCGCCACGCCCTCGGCGACAAGGCCGGCAAGACCGCCCTCATCTGGGAAGCAGAGCCCGTTGCGAACGGCAAGGCCGAAGTCCGCACCCTCACCTACGCCCAGCTCCATGTTGAAGTCCAAAAATTCGCCAACGTCCTCAAGTCCCTCGGCATTCAGAAAGGCGACCGCGTAGCCATCTACATGGGCATGACCCCCGAACTGGCCATCGCCCTTCTCGCCTGCGCCCGCATCGGCGCCATCCACTCCGTCATCTTCGGAGGCTTCGCCGCCCACGCCATCGCCGACCGCGTCAACGACAGCCAGTGCGTAGCCATCCTCACCCAGGACACCAGCTACCGCCGCGGCACCGAGATCCAACTCAAGCGCACCGTAGACGAAGCACTAGCCCAAACCCCCAGCGTTAAAAACGTCGTCGTTCTCAAGCGCTCAGGCTCAGCCGTTCAAATGAAAGAAGGCCGCGATCACTGGTGGCATGAACTAGTCGCCAAAGCCGACGCCACCTGCCCCGCCGAGCCTCTCGACAGCGAAGACCCGCTCTACATCCTCTACACCAGCGGCACCACCGGCACCCCCAAAGGCCTCGTCCATACCACCGGAGGCTACGCCGTCGGTACCTATCTCACGACGAAGTACGTCTTCGACCTCAGCAATCCCAACCACCCCAACGACGTCTACTGGTGTACCGCCGACATCGGCTGGGTCACCGGACACAGCTACGTCGTCTACGGCCCACTTCAGAACGGCGCCACCGTCCTCATGTACGAGGGCGCGCCCAACTATCCCGACTTCGACCGCTTCTGGCAGATCATCGACGACCACAAAGTCTCCATCTTCTACACCGCCCCCACCGCCATCCGCGCCTTCATCAAGTGGGGCGACCACCACGTAGAAAAGCATGGTCTGGATTCCCTCCGCCTCCTCGGCACCGTCGGCGAACCCATCAATCCCGAGTCGTGGATGTGGTATCGGGACCGCGTCGGTCAGGGCCGCTGCCCCATTGTTGATACCTGGTGGCAAACCGAAACCGGAGCCATCCTCATCGCCCCTATCCCCGGCGCCGTCCCCACCAAACCCGGCTCAGCCACCCGCCCCTTCTTCGGCATCCAGCCCGAAGTGGTCAACAAAGAGGGTCACCCCGTAGAGCCCGGCCACGGCGGACTTCTCGTAGTCCGCAAACCCTGGCCCTCGATGGCCCGCACCATCTACGGCGACGCCGAACGCTACAAGAAAACCTACTGGTCCGATGTCGAAGGCTGCTACTTCACCGGCGACGGAGCCCGCTGCGATGCCGACGGCTACTACTGGCTGATGGGCCGCGTCGACGACGTCCTGAACGTCAGCGGACACCGCCTCGGCACTATGGAAGTTGAATCCGCTCTCGTAGCCCACCCCAAAGTCGCCGAAGCAGCCGTAGTAGGCCGCCCCGACGATCTAAAAGGTCAGGCCATCGTAGCCTTCGTAAGTCTGGACCTGGCTCACGCCGCAGCCAACACCACCCCCGAAGCCCTGGCTGCTCTCAAAGATGAACTGAAGAAGTGGGTAGCCAAAGAGATAGGCAGCCTCGCCCGCCCTGAAGACATAAGATTCACCGACACCCTGCCCAAAACCAGAAGCGGCAAAATCATGCGCAGACTACTTCGCGAACTAGCCACCAACGGCGAAATCAAAGGCGACACCACCACCCTCGAAGACTTCCAAGGCCTCGCCAAACTCCGAGAAACCGAAGAATAA
- a CDS encoding vWA domain-containing protein, which yields MITIRRVIAPGCLGASLLCVPLLCTPMLRAQDANPAVQQPTVLSAQSTVVLVPALVRDRAGRLIFTLKASDFTITDDGVAQKVRLDEDSDNQPLALVVVIETGGSGGRRLASYRDLGPTIEAVVGDVKHTAAVVTFDSNPKVAQEFTSDMNVIQDTVQGLRPGDDGAAMLDGLGLAVDILAEQPPVYRRAILLISETIDRGSRVPLQEAVRKISDTNTAIYSVAFSSTRADLKHDGPRVLNNDTPGPKGGCMSKDSPQDGDTAEPGDTVADSSQPDSADADNKTKSAPKESSKKRAGQAYDCLSLLVPPLGFAKVALMASMSAMRQNTSETVARLTGGEYFQFKDPRGLEQDLVTISNHVPNRYVLSFQPSSPHSGLHVLQLKLKDYPNLVVTARSHYWADGEEAAQPHP from the coding sequence ATGATCACGATCCGTAGAGTAATCGCTCCTGGGTGCCTTGGCGCATCCCTGCTTTGTGTTCCGCTGCTTTGCACTCCTATGCTGCGCGCACAGGACGCGAACCCTGCGGTGCAACAGCCAACGGTGCTGAGTGCGCAATCCACCGTTGTCCTGGTGCCTGCGCTGGTGCGGGATCGGGCAGGCAGGCTCATCTTCACACTCAAGGCCAGCGACTTCACCATTACGGACGATGGAGTCGCGCAGAAAGTACGGCTCGATGAGGACTCCGACAATCAACCGCTGGCGTTGGTGGTAGTGATTGAGACGGGCGGCTCGGGCGGACGCAGGTTAGCCAGCTATCGCGACCTGGGACCAACGATTGAGGCCGTGGTCGGCGACGTGAAACATACCGCGGCTGTGGTTACTTTTGATAGCAACCCCAAAGTTGCACAGGAGTTCACCTCCGATATGAACGTGATTCAAGACACGGTGCAGGGGCTGCGGCCTGGCGATGATGGAGCCGCCATGCTGGATGGTCTGGGACTTGCCGTCGACATTTTAGCCGAACAGCCGCCCGTGTATCGGCGCGCAATTCTGCTGATCAGTGAGACGATCGATCGCGGCAGCCGTGTGCCTTTACAAGAGGCTGTGCGCAAGATCAGCGATACGAATACCGCCATTTACAGCGTGGCATTTTCAAGTACGCGTGCAGACCTTAAGCATGATGGGCCGCGTGTACTCAACAACGATACGCCCGGTCCCAAGGGCGGATGCATGAGCAAGGACAGTCCGCAGGATGGAGACACGGCAGAGCCTGGCGATACAGTTGCCGATAGTTCACAACCCGATAGCGCGGACGCTGACAATAAAACCAAGTCTGCACCGAAAGAATCGTCCAAAAAGAGAGCGGGCCAGGCGTATGACTGCCTGAGTCTGCTGGTGCCTCCGCTGGGATTTGCGAAGGTGGCCTTGATGGCGAGCATGTCTGCGATGAGGCAAAATACATCTGAGACGGTAGCGCGGTTGACGGGCGGCGAGTACTTTCAGTTCAAAGATCCACGCGGACTGGAGCAGGATTTGGTAACGATCTCGAACCATGTTCCGAACCGCTATGTATTGAGCTTTCAGCCATCTTCGCCGCACTCTGGATTACATGTGCTGCAGTTGAAATTGAAGGATTATCCAAACCTGGTTGTGACGGCAAGAAGTCATTATTGGGCCGATGGAGAAGAGGCTGCGCAGCCACATCCTTGA
- a CDS encoding zinc dependent phospholipase C family protein, with amino-acid sequence MPNRKTELNFTRSLSRRGWLVCTVILGLLFFNSPSSQAYSVLTHEQIVDLLWKAELRPMLLARYPNATDDQIRTAHAYAYGGCLIQDIGYYPFGNHFFSDLVHYVRSGDFVSTMLAESNDINEYAFALGSLAHYASDLAGHPAVNIAVGETFPKLRAKYGGIVTYADNPTAHIRTEFGFDVVQVARDRFTSQAFHDFIGFEVSRPLLERAFQQTYGLPLTDVFPNLDLSIGSFRYSVSTLIPNMTHVALAMKKDEILQEDPSMTREKFIYHLKRSQYRRDFGTNYKGPGLGTRLLAILIKILPKIGPLKALDFKMPTTSTETLYMQSVNDSRDHYEQDLKLVQSNDLALDNRDFDTGKETRAGEYSLTDETYANLVNKLASEKFARLTPQLQTNILAFYQNPQTPAFAAKNKRKWKKTQSNLALLKSFPATASNSDTVQSATYTKVTPVPTP; translated from the coding sequence ATGCCAAATCGTAAGACCGAATTGAATTTCACGCGCAGCCTTAGCCGTCGCGGATGGCTCGTCTGCACCGTCATCCTCGGACTGCTCTTTTTCAATAGCCCAAGCTCCCAGGCCTACTCCGTTCTCACCCACGAGCAGATCGTCGATCTCCTCTGGAAGGCCGAGCTTCGCCCCATGCTCCTCGCCCGCTATCCCAACGCGACGGACGATCAAATTCGCACCGCCCACGCCTACGCCTACGGCGGCTGCCTCATCCAGGACATCGGCTACTACCCCTTCGGCAACCATTTCTTCTCGGATCTGGTGCATTACGTCCGCAGCGGCGATTTCGTCTCGACCATGCTGGCTGAGTCCAACGACATCAACGAATACGCCTTCGCCCTCGGCTCCCTCGCGCACTACGCCTCCGATCTCGCCGGACATCCCGCCGTCAACATTGCTGTCGGCGAAACCTTCCCCAAGCTCAGGGCGAAGTATGGTGGAATCGTCACCTACGCCGACAACCCCACCGCCCACATCCGTACCGAATTCGGGTTCGACGTCGTTCAGGTAGCCCGCGACCGATTCACCTCCCAGGCCTTTCATGACTTCATCGGCTTTGAAGTCTCCAGGCCGCTCCTCGAACGCGCCTTCCAGCAAACCTACGGCCTTCCCCTCACCGACGTCTTCCCCAATCTCGACCTCTCCATCGGCAGCTTCCGCTACTCGGTCAGCACTCTGATTCCCAACATGACCCACGTCGCCCTCGCCATGAAAAAGGACGAGATTCTCCAGGAAGACCCCAGCATGACCCGCGAAAAATTCATCTATCACCTCAAGCGCAGCCAGTACCGCCGCGACTTTGGCACCAACTACAAGGGACCGGGCCTCGGCACGCGCCTGCTGGCCATCCTCATCAAAATCCTGCCCAAGATCGGCCCTTTGAAGGCCCTCGACTTCAAAATGCCCACTACTTCCACAGAGACTCTCTACATGCAGAGCGTCAACGACTCCAGGGATCACTACGAGCAGGATCTGAAACTCGTCCAATCCAACGACCTGGCACTGGATAACCGCGACTTCGATACCGGGAAGGAAACCAGGGCAGGTGAGTACTCTCTGACTGACGAAACCTACGCAAATCTGGTGAACAAACTCGCCAGCGAAAAATTCGCCCGGCTCACACCCCAGTTGCAGACCAACATCCTCGCCTTCTATCAGAACCCGCAAACGCCCGCCTTCGCCGCCAAAAACAAACGCAAGTGGAAGAAGACCCAATCCAATCTGGCGCTCTTGAAATCTTTCCCGGCTACCGCATCCAATTCAGATACAGTCCAATCAGCGACTTATACAAAGGTGACCCCGGTGCCGACTCCATGA
- a CDS encoding CHASE3 domain-containing protein, whose amino-acid sequence MKRGSNSHIMQTHHKRFSVIGGFILLLIVLVAATLMNKRQFEIQASDREALAHTKEVLLELERTESLLKDAETGQRGFLYTGDPKYLAPYNTAVSQVEAQLDALAQATSQSPHQQARIADLRTVAGLKLKELEQTISLYKSGKMDDAKKLVLSDAGLRYMNKIRAQLDTMEADENSLAEVRGEVFHHSQRVTLACIYLSSLLAVLGLIALGYYILREMDLRERHARQMGEREEWFRVTLTSLGDAVIATDQNGLVTFVNPVAEELTGWSLAEAQGKTIYEVFPIFNEYTHQPVDNPVRKVMELGGIVGLANHTVLRNAKGELIPIEDSAAPIRDDRERLVGVVLVFRDATQERKSQEILRKTEKLAAAARLSATFAHEINNPLEAVVNLIYIVKSIEDMPAAAVQPLEMAEQELERVSHITRQTLGFYRESTIRGPVELPVVIENVIKLYSNKFSTKSIQVERNFSDCPPVHGLAGELTQAVSNLMSNAADAVSLKGIIRLHLSVAEDVGRDGRWIRLIVEDDGPGIPKELAERIFEPFFTTKSDIGNGLGLWVTKEIVERHGGRIDVVQGAGAGSSGARFAVLLPCDFGV is encoded by the coding sequence ATGAAACGGGGCTCAAACTCCCACATTATGCAGACCCATCATAAGCGTTTTAGTGTTATCGGCGGATTCATTCTCCTGTTGATTGTGCTGGTTGCCGCCACGCTGATGAACAAGCGCCAGTTTGAAATTCAAGCAAGTGATCGTGAAGCGCTGGCACACACCAAAGAAGTATTGCTGGAGTTGGAACGCACCGAATCTTTGCTGAAGGATGCAGAGACGGGCCAGCGTGGCTTTCTTTATACGGGTGATCCCAAGTATCTCGCCCCTTATAACACCGCTGTTTCGCAGGTCGAAGCACAGCTTGACGCTCTTGCGCAGGCGACCAGCCAAAGCCCCCATCAACAGGCGCGGATAGCGGATCTGAGGACTGTGGCGGGCCTCAAACTCAAGGAACTTGAGCAGACCATCTCCCTCTACAAATCGGGGAAGATGGACGATGCCAAGAAGCTGGTCCTGTCCGATGCGGGTCTCCGATATATGAACAAGATCCGCGCACAACTGGACACGATGGAGGCTGATGAGAATTCTCTGGCAGAGGTACGGGGAGAGGTCTTTCATCATAGCCAGCGTGTCACGCTTGCGTGTATCTACCTGTCCAGCCTGCTGGCGGTTCTGGGCTTGATTGCTTTGGGCTACTACATTCTGCGGGAGATGGATCTTCGCGAACGACATGCGCGGCAGATGGGCGAACGCGAAGAGTGGTTCCGTGTGACGTTGACCAGCCTGGGAGATGCGGTGATTGCAACCGATCAAAATGGGCTGGTGACGTTTGTGAATCCAGTGGCGGAAGAGCTGACTGGATGGAGCCTAGCAGAGGCCCAGGGAAAGACTATCTATGAAGTCTTCCCGATTTTCAACGAGTATACGCATCAGCCTGTAGACAATCCGGTGAGGAAGGTGATGGAGCTGGGTGGAATTGTTGGCCTGGCGAATCATACGGTTCTGCGCAATGCAAAAGGAGAACTGATTCCGATTGAGGACAGTGCTGCGCCTATCCGGGATGACCGGGAGAGGTTGGTCGGGGTAGTGCTGGTGTTCCGCGATGCGACTCAGGAGCGCAAGTCGCAGGAGATCTTGCGCAAGACGGAAAAGCTGGCTGCAGCGGCGCGACTCTCGGCAACCTTTGCGCATGAGATCAACAATCCGCTGGAAGCTGTGGTGAACCTGATTTACATCGTCAAGAGCATTGAAGATATGCCCGCTGCTGCTGTTCAGCCGCTGGAAATGGCGGAGCAGGAGTTGGAGCGCGTTTCGCATATTACGCGGCAGACGCTGGGATTCTATCGTGAGTCCACGATACGCGGACCGGTGGAATTGCCGGTGGTGATCGAGAATGTGATCAAGCTTTACAGCAATAAATTCAGTACGAAAAGTATTCAAGTGGAGCGAAACTTCAGCGATTGTCCGCCGGTTCATGGGCTGGCGGGCGAGTTGACCCAGGCTGTTTCCAACTTGATGTCGAATGCCGCGGATGCTGTTTCTTTAAAAGGAATCATTCGGCTGCATTTGTCTGTTGCGGAAGATGTTGGCCGCGATGGGAGGTGGATTCGACTGATCGTTGAGGATGATGGACCAGGGATTCCGAAGGAGTTGGCGGAGCGGATTTTCGAGCCGTTTTTTACGACGAAATCGGATATCGGCAATGGGCTGGGGCTTTGGGTTACCAAGGAAATTGTCGAGCGGCATGGCGGGCGAATCGATGTTGTGCAGGGTGCTGGCGCGGGTTCCTCCGGTGCTCGGTTTGCGGTGCTGCTGCCTTGCGATTTTGGCGTTTAG
- a CDS encoding VanZ family protein has protein sequence MPTSTKLRATYAILLAATLIFTLYEELHLRRWLFHKYGSSSVLAGSLPNFLAVVILSLAVMVVKFPQRNREIIRTILAVVVGLTLYEVAQIWMPHRVFDWNDIAATLLGGIFVWLLIILPRQMILPRSN, from the coding sequence ATGCCAACCAGCACCAAACTAAGAGCCACCTACGCCATCCTCCTGGCAGCAACCCTGATCTTCACCCTTTATGAAGAACTGCATCTCCGCCGCTGGCTCTTCCACAAGTACGGCAGTAGCTCCGTCCTCGCCGGCTCACTGCCAAACTTCCTGGCAGTCGTAATCCTCTCGCTGGCAGTCATGGTCGTAAAATTTCCCCAACGCAACAGAGAAATCATCCGCACCATCCTCGCAGTCGTAGTCGGCCTCACCCTCTACGAAGTCGCCCAGATCTGGATGCCCCATCGAGTCTTCGACTGGAACGACATAGCCGCCACCCTGCTCGGAGGCATCTTCGTCTGGCTCCTGATCATCCTCCCCAGGCAGATGATTCTCCCGCGCAGCAACTAA
- a CDS encoding peptidylprolyl isomerase: MTLAIAMGFTASVAFAQQTTAPAPAEQAKPAEEELPDGPAPQASALIHPNGPSVVFDTSMGRITCQFYQQQAPNTVANFIGLAEGTKDWIDPVSKKKMRHKPLYDGTVFHRIIPGFMIQGGDPAGSGMGDPGFTFEDEFDPNLNYDVPGRLAMANSGPNTDGSQFFITEAPYDSLNQHYTLFGQCDADGVEVVKAIARVQRDADDKPLTPVVLRKVTIVREGQPLPPAPKTAEAEPRAATGATAAPKQ; the protein is encoded by the coding sequence ATGACGTTGGCTATCGCAATGGGCTTCACCGCCTCAGTTGCGTTTGCCCAGCAGACCACAGCGCCAGCTCCGGCAGAGCAGGCGAAGCCTGCCGAAGAGGAGCTTCCCGATGGGCCCGCACCACAGGCCTCCGCACTGATCCATCCCAATGGACCGTCGGTAGTTTTCGACACCTCGATGGGCCGGATTACCTGCCAGTTTTATCAGCAGCAGGCTCCCAACACGGTCGCGAATTTTATCGGGCTGGCGGAAGGCACCAAGGACTGGATCGATCCCGTTTCAAAGAAGAAGATGCGCCACAAACCGCTGTATGACGGCACCGTGTTTCACCGTATTATTCCGGGATTTATGATCCAGGGCGGCGATCCGGCGGGTTCTGGAATGGGTGATCCAGGCTTTACCTTCGAGGATGAATTCGATCCCAATCTCAACTACGATGTCCCCGGCCGCCTTGCTATGGCCAATAGCGGGCCGAATACCGACGGCAGCCAGTTCTTCATCACTGAGGCACCGTACGATTCGCTCAACCAGCACTACACGCTTTTTGGACAATGCGATGCAGACGGCGTAGAAGTCGTGAAGGCAATTGCGCGTGTTCAACGCGATGCAGACGATAAGCCGCTCACACCCGTTGTTCTGCGCAAGGTCACGATTGTCCGCGAAGGCCAGCCGCTTCCACCTGCACCTAAGACAGCAGAAGCTGAACCGAGAGCGGCAACAGGCGCAACAGCAGCGCCCAAGCAGTAG
- the mdh gene encoding malate dehydrogenase, which yields MRKKVSIVGAGNVGATAAHWIAAKELADVVLIDIAEGIPQGKALDLLEAMPIEKRDVQVIGANDYAATANSDIVVITAGIPRKPGMSRDDLLHTNYKIMSDVVSKVVAQSPESILIIVSNPLDAMAQAAFKQSGFNRERVIGMAGILDSARFRTFIAQELNVSVENVTAFVLGGHGDTMVPLPRYSTVAGIPITELIPKDRLDAIVQRTRDGGAEIVKHLKTGSAYYAPSAAAVEMVEAILKDKKKIVPCAVHLQGEYGIDGYFVGVPCKLGAAGLEQIIEIKLTAEEDAALKKSVDAVKELCGVIGV from the coding sequence ATGCGGAAGAAAGTTAGTATTGTCGGCGCCGGAAATGTAGGCGCCACTGCAGCACATTGGATCGCGGCCAAGGAGCTCGCCGATGTTGTGCTGATCGATATCGCCGAAGGCATACCCCAGGGCAAGGCTCTGGATTTGCTGGAAGCAATGCCGATCGAGAAGCGCGATGTACAGGTGATTGGCGCGAATGACTACGCCGCGACCGCTAACTCGGACATCGTGGTCATCACTGCAGGCATCCCACGCAAGCCGGGTATGAGCCGCGACGACCTGCTGCACACCAACTACAAAATCATGTCGGATGTTGTTTCGAAAGTGGTTGCCCAATCGCCTGAATCCATCCTGATTATCGTCTCCAATCCTCTGGACGCGATGGCTCAGGCTGCATTCAAGCAGTCCGGCTTCAACCGTGAGCGAGTTATTGGCATGGCCGGGATCCTCGACTCTGCGCGCTTCCGCACATTCATCGCGCAAGAGCTCAATGTCAGCGTAGAAAACGTAACGGCCTTTGTTCTCGGCGGTCACGGAGATACGATGGTTCCGCTGCCGCGCTACTCAACTGTTGCCGGCATTCCGATCACAGAATTGATTCCGAAGGATCGTCTCGATGCCATCGTGCAACGTACCCGCGACGGCGGTGCTGAAATCGTAAAGCATCTCAAGACGGGCAGTGCTTACTATGCTCCGTCAGCGGCTGCTGTTGAGATGGTTGAAGCTATCCTCAAAGACAAAAAGAAGATCGTGCCGTGCGCAGTACACCTGCAAGGTGAGTACGGCATCGACGGCTACTTCGTCGGCGTTCCCTGCAAGCTGGGCGCTGCCGGTCTGGAGCAGATCATCGAAATCAAGCTCACTGCCGAAGAAGACGCGGCGTTGAAGAAGAGCGTTGATGCGGTGAAGGAACTATGCGGCGTGATCGGCGTCTAG